AGCCCGCCATCAATCGGCGTCGGCATATTCTACCACTTCGGCCACTAGAGCGGCCGAGGAAACGGCTGAGCCTTCGGGTCCAGGCAAGACCCGGACCCGGCAGCATCAGCCCGCTCGGAAGAACGAGCGAAGTCGAGCCGAACAGCCCGGCGAGGAAACGCAAGGCCCATCAGGGCCGGATCCTGCTTTCCCCGGCTCTCGCCGTGTCGCTGACCTTGAACTGACGGATAACACATGCTTGACTTCGCGACGGGCATCGCTAAATTCCTGATGTGCTTCAAGTTCCATGATGCATCAAGGGACTTGAGGTCAGCAGTCAAGTAACGACCGATACACAGGAGGTACGTACCATGAAGCGTCTGGTAATGACGACGGTTCTGGCCGCTCTCTGCGTAACCATGATGACCGGCTGCGGCGCGATCATCGCCATGGGCGGCGGCGGCACGCTGTACCAGGACACCAAGACCCCGCTGAGCCAAGTCAGCTACTGGGGCCCGTCCACGAGCACGGCGGCGAAGAAGGGCGAAGCCTCATTCACATCAATCCTTGGCATCATCGCCACCGGCGATGCGAGCCTCAAGGAAGCGATGGAAAGCGGCGGTATCACTAAGGTCCACCACATCGACCAGGAAGTCACAAGCATCCTGGGCATCATCTCGACCTACAAGATCATCGTCTACGGCGAGTAGTTCGCCCGACTAACTATGGACGGAGCAGGGCTCGGCCCTGCTCCGTTCTGTTTGACTGGGCCGCTGCAGGGAATACGATTTCAGACTGAATGGAACCTGCGGCTTGTACGGAACCGTCCAAGAGGTTAACCCGAAGACTTAAGGAGGAGAAGTGCCCGCTAAGTACTCAGCAACAGAAGTAATGGAAATGGCAGTAGATACGGAGAAGGCCGGCGAGCTGTTTTACAGGTCAATGGTGGCGCAGTCAAAGGACGAGAACCTGAGGGGACTGTTTTCCCTCCTGGCAGAACAGGAGAAGAGACACATCAGCGTGTTCGTGGACATCGCCAAGACAATCAAGGTCGAGCCGAGTGAAATGCCGGCCAACTGGGAAGAGGTCTCACTCTACCTCAGGGCCGCCACCGAATCTCGCTACTTCTTCGGCAAAGACAAGGCACTCAGCGCGGCTCGGAGCGCGCAGACTGCGGAACAGGCGGTCAACACCGCTTTGGCTTTCGAGAAGGAAACGCTCCTGTTCTACCTTGAGGTCTCAGACATGGTGCCTGCCGTCAACCGGCCCGCGGTTGAGGCGCTTCTTCGCGAGGAACGGGCTCATATTCGCCGGCTGACCGGATTCCAGCACTCGGGCAAGGTATGACTCCGACCGCGACTTCTGCCGCGCTGGCAACGGCAACCGAGGCCGAGAAACAGAGCCTGCGCGCATATCTAAGACTCGCCTGGGAGACCCGTGACCCTTCAGGCAAGCAGATGTTCATCCGCCTTGCGACCGACGAATTCGAGCACATGCGCCTGCTTGAAACCTGGCAGATTGAAAAGGAGCCGCCGGTCGCGGTCGCGCCATCGGCCATCGAACGCCTCGTCCCGAAGCTATCGGATAAATCTCTGCAAATCAGGGGTGCTAGAGGCCAGCATCAACTCTCCGCGCTCGAAGCCGCTCTCGACCTTGAACGTTCAGCTCAGAGCTTCTACGAAGAACAGGCCCGGCAGGCCGAGCCCGGCCCGACCCGCGACACCTTCACGCGTCTCGCCGCGATGGAAGCGGCCCACTTTGCCCTTATCCAGGCCGAAATCGACAACATCCGGCAGGACGGATTCTGGTTCGGCCTGCCCGAGTTCACCCTGGAATCAGAAAGATAAAGGCAGCCCCCAGAGCCGGAACCTCCGACTTCTCACGTCTGGCTTCCGGCCTCTGACCTCACCTGTCCGCATGAGTTCGTCGCCGATACGTCCGCCATGCTTCGTGACCAAGTGTTGAAAGTCCGGCGTCCGGACTTCCGACTTCTCGCCTACGGCCTCTGACTTCGCCTCAGCCTCGGCTTCCTCTCCCCTTCTCCCCGAGAAAGCTAGGGCAGGAGCACGTCCGTGCCTCCAGCCGCAAGCCGTCGGTCGCTACTGACTTCCGCATAAGCAATGTAACACTCCGCCCCCTCCCTTCCCTTCCCTCCCCCTTGAGGGGGAGGGAAGGGTGAGGGTGGAAGCGCGCCATTTCTTGCGCGAAGCTCAATGGCTGTAAGCCGTCCTACTCCGTCACGTTTATCAGCACGAACCGCAGGTGCTTGAGGATGTCCTCGTCCAGCTTGCGCGCCTTCCACTTGGCGATGATGGCGTCGGTCTCGTTCTTCAACACAGCGCCACCATAGGTGTTCGACTTCTTCCATATCTCGCGGCAGTAATTGAGATAGGCCACGTACAAAGGCGAAGGCACACCGGTCGGGTCAATCGCCTCCTTAGCCTTGAGCTCGAACACGCTGAGCGCGGTCTGCTTGTCCGCGTGACGCGCAAGTGACTGCTTGCGCATGTCCTCGTTGGTCTTCTTCACCCGCTCCGGGTCGGTCTTGATCTCATACGCCGCAAGGCGGTCGACATTACTGCGGAATCTACCTGGCATGATACTCCTTTCGCACTATCCCTGCTGGCCGCAGCCGTGCCCAAATTCGCCCCGGCGCGGCTATCAGCGACCATCGGTCACTGCCATCGATAATAGCTGGCCATCAGCAACATGGCAAGTCGAAGAGTGAGGCAATACTACGATAGCTACTAGCGGAGCTACGATGACCGCTAGAATTGCTCATAGACCAGGTGCTAGGTATTGACTTACGCCCGATGGTTCCTGCCCCGGGCCTAGCCCCCAGCCACCCGGAGGTATGTCCTAGAGGCGTACTACAGCAATGGTGATACTACATACTCCCCAGCCTATGTCCGCTCGTATGGACCATACTATCCTGATTTCTACCGCCAGTAATACCGAATGGCGGATGACATATTGTATCCCTTGGTGTACCGGATGGTCTAGTGCTGAAGAGTAATCTCTTGAATCTTGCGGAACGATTGTGCTTGCGCAAAGTCTCCCCTACTACCGGAAGTGGCTAGCGCACAATGACTTGGAGCAAGTTGCTGACCAAGACGGCCGGCAATGCATGCCGCAATCGGCGCACTTTGACCGAGTGCTACCACGATGGCCAGTCGCGCGCCGCGCCGGGAACAAGACGTCTCCTGACTCACCGCGTCACGGACGCTGCAAACCTGGGCTTCACAGGGATGCCTGACCACTGCAGATTCGGGTTCTCTCGCAATCCAGGCATAACACAAGGCTGCCCGCATTCGCGAGCAGCCTCGAAGGGACATTACCGCACTGTCCGACAGGGACCGCTCCGGTCAATCCGCCTCAGCGGATTCGGATCGTGTCCCGAGCCTGATGCTATTCGGTCAGGACGACCTTGCTGACGCTGGACGCTTGATGCCTCACGCTCGACGCCTGACGCACGAAGTAGACCCCGGGTGCCAGCGCCCGCACGTAGTTCGAGCCGGGCCGCAGGTCCAGCACCTTCCGACCCGTGGTATTCAGCAGCTCCGCCCTGTATCCCGTCTTCGGCCTACTGTCTACTCCTAGCTGCAGCACCCCGCGCACGATGGTCGGCGACGGCTTGTGGCTTGAAGCTTGAGGCCCGGGACTCTCTTCAATTCCGTCACCATAGAACTGGTATACCTTCAACCCGTCAGCCCCATTCGCCAAGTAGGTGAACCCGCCGGCGACGGTCACGCCGGGAGCCCCGCCGTAGAAACCTGCGTAGTAGCCGGCTTCGACCGGATGCGCCGGGTCAGCGACGGAAATGACCTCTAGTCCCAGAGGCGATAGAGCGGTGTAGACGTAGTTGCCAACGGCGCAAGCTTCATTAGGGACGCCATTCAGTATGCAGCCGCCGCCCACTAACGCCGGATGGGCAGAGTCGGCCACAGAGACGACCCACAACCACCCATTGAGCTGCATGTCATCCAGAACGTAGGCATACTCGCCATTGACGGCCACGCCAACGGCAGTGCCCGTGCTCTCGCAACGCCCGACCTCGACCGGATGCGCCGGGTCGGCGACTGAAATGACCCGCAGGCCGGAATCAGCGTCCGCAAGATAGGCGAGGTTTCCGACTATCGTCACGCCCGAGGCAGCCCCGGTCGTTTCGCAGTGTCCGACCTCGACCGGATGCGCCGGGTCGGCAATCGAGACGACCCGTAACCCGTCAGTGTCATCCGCAACGTAGGCATAGTTCCCGCTGACCGCCACGCCGTTGCTGTAGCCCGGCATCGCGAGGTGCCCGACCTCGGCCGGATGGGCAGGGTCGGCGACAGAGATAACGAACAGCCCATCCACCATGTCAGAGAGGAAAGCATAGTTCCCTTCTACGACCACGCCGTTGCCCTCGGA
This portion of the bacterium genome encodes:
- a CDS encoding TRL-like family protein, translated to MKRLVMTTVLAALCVTMMTGCGAIIAMGGGGTLYQDTKTPLSQVSYWGPSTSTAAKKGEASFTSILGIIATGDASLKEAMESGGITKVHHIDQEVTSILGIISTYKIIVYGE
- a CDS encoding ferritin family protein, coding for MAVDTEKAGELFYRSMVAQSKDENLRGLFSLLAEQEKRHISVFVDIAKTIKVEPSEMPANWEEVSLYLRAATESRYFFGKDKALSAARSAQTAEQAVNTALAFEKETLLFYLEVSDMVPAVNRPAVEALLREERAHIRRLTGFQHSGKV
- a CDS encoding ferritin family protein → MTPTATSAALATATEAEKQSLRAYLRLAWETRDPSGKQMFIRLATDEFEHMRLLETWQIEKEPPVAVAPSAIERLVPKLSDKSLQIRGARGQHQLSALEAALDLERSAQSFYEEQARQAEPGPTRDTFTRLAAMEAAHFALIQAEIDNIRQDGFWFGLPEFTLESER